One genomic window of Kaistia geumhonensis includes the following:
- a CDS encoding ABC transporter substrate-binding protein → MSFARKPVTRRGFGLMAGTAVIAAGLVQAAPAAAEEVTIPIIVKDTTSFYWQIVLAGARAAGKDLGVNVPELGAQSEADINGQITILENAVAGKPAAVVIAPTEFKALGKPIDEAAKSVPIIGIDSAADSKAFTSFLTTDNVEGGRVAARGLAEAVKAKTGKAAGDVALITALPGVGSLDQRAKGFKEELAKYPELKLVADKVADGQATTGLNITTDLLTANPNLVGVFASNLIMAQGAGQAIAENKVADKVALIGFDNDDKLVGFLKDGTIAALVVQDPYRMGYDGVKTALAASKKEKVEAFVDTGANLITKANMDEAKNSALLNPKVK, encoded by the coding sequence ATGTCGTTCGCTAGGAAACCCGTCACCCGCCGCGGCTTCGGCCTGATGGCCGGTACGGCCGTCATCGCCGCAGGCCTCGTCCAGGCCGCCCCGGCCGCCGCCGAGGAAGTGACGATCCCGATCATCGTCAAGGACACGACCTCGTTCTACTGGCAGATCGTGCTCGCCGGCGCCCGCGCCGCCGGCAAGGATCTCGGCGTCAACGTGCCGGAGCTCGGCGCGCAGTCCGAGGCCGACATCAACGGCCAGATCACGATCCTCGAGAACGCCGTCGCCGGCAAGCCGGCCGCCGTCGTGATCGCCCCGACCGAGTTCAAGGCGCTCGGCAAGCCGATCGACGAAGCCGCGAAGTCCGTGCCGATCATCGGCATCGACTCGGCCGCCGACTCGAAGGCCTTCACCTCGTTCCTGACCACCGACAATGTCGAGGGTGGCCGCGTGGCCGCGCGCGGCCTTGCCGAGGCGGTCAAGGCGAAGACCGGCAAGGCAGCCGGCGACGTCGCGCTCATCACCGCCCTGCCGGGCGTCGGCTCGCTCGATCAGCGTGCCAAGGGCTTCAAGGAAGAGCTGGCGAAGTATCCCGAGCTGAAGCTCGTCGCCGACAAGGTCGCCGATGGCCAGGCCACGACCGGCCTCAACATCACGACCGACCTTCTGACGGCCAATCCCAACCTCGTCGGCGTCTTCGCGTCGAACCTGATCATGGCGCAGGGCGCCGGCCAGGCGATCGCCGAGAACAAGGTGGCCGACAAGGTCGCGCTGATCGGCTTCGACAACGACGACAAGCTCGTCGGCTTCCTGAAGGACGGCACCATCGCGGCGCTCGTCGTGCAGGACCCCTACCGCATGGGCTATGACGGCGTGAAGACCGCGCTCGCCGCCTCCAAGAAGGAGAAGGTGGAGGCCTTCGTCGATACGGGTGCCAACCTGATCACCAAGGCCAACATGGACGAGGCGAAGAACTCGGCCCTGCTGAATCCCAAGGTGAAGTAA
- a CDS encoding ABC transporter permease, whose translation MPQSPSLAASASTPPLLRLLVGRSEFALLVALIVIIAFFSLASGTFLTVRNMTNVLGQASLALTAGIGVAIVFISGEVDVSVGSLVAAVAIPLVTIMNMTESLALGVCGALALGLVVGAVNGYLSAYAGINSLIVTLGTLFILRGGVYLYTGQTAIPDDAMLESFFQIGNGRILDVLPIPAAIAFVLLLVFAYVLRHRPFGRQVYAVGGNPEVARLAGYNVRRIKFTCFLISALLATVAGILLASRLGSAVHVAGLGFEFQVVAAVVLGGVSLSGGVGSLFGMALGVLILSFLSNGLGMLDLATEWQLVITGFIIIAAVGFDEVKRQRH comes from the coding sequence ATGCCGCAATCGCCTAGCCTCGCCGCCTCCGCGTCGACCCCGCCGCTGCTGCGTCTCCTTGTCGGCCGCAGCGAGTTCGCGCTGCTCGTGGCGCTCATTGTCATCATCGCCTTCTTCTCGCTCGCCTCCGGCACGTTCCTCACCGTGCGCAACATGACGAACGTGCTCGGCCAGGCGTCGTTGGCGCTGACCGCCGGCATCGGTGTCGCGATCGTCTTCATCTCCGGCGAGGTCGACGTCTCGGTCGGATCGCTCGTCGCGGCCGTCGCCATTCCGCTCGTCACGATCATGAACATGACGGAATCGCTGGCGCTCGGCGTGTGCGGCGCGTTGGCGCTCGGCCTCGTGGTCGGGGCCGTCAACGGCTATCTCTCGGCCTATGCCGGCATCAACTCGCTGATCGTGACGCTCGGCACGCTCTTCATCCTGCGCGGCGGCGTCTATCTCTATACGGGGCAGACGGCGATCCCCGACGACGCGATGCTGGAGAGCTTCTTCCAGATCGGCAACGGCCGCATCCTCGACGTGCTGCCGATCCCGGCCGCCATTGCTTTCGTCCTCCTGCTCGTCTTCGCCTATGTCCTCCGCCATCGCCCGTTCGGCCGCCAGGTCTATGCGGTCGGCGGCAATCCCGAGGTGGCGCGGCTCGCCGGCTATAATGTTCGCCGCATCAAGTTCACCTGCTTCCTGATCAGCGCGCTGCTCGCCACCGTCGCGGGCATCCTGCTCGCCTCGCGGCTCGGTTCGGCGGTGCATGTCGCCGGCCTCGGCTTCGAATTTCAGGTGGTGGCGGCGGTCGTGCTCGGCGGCGTCAGCCTCTCGGGCGGCGTCGGCAGCCTGTTCGGCATGGCGCTCGGCGTGCTGATCCTCTCCTTCCTGTCCAACGGGCTCGGCATGCTCGACCTCGCCACCGAATGGCAGCTGGTCATCACGGGCTTCATCATCATCGCCGCCGTCGGCTTCGACGAAGTCAAGCGGCAGAGGCACTGA
- a CDS encoding CaiB/BaiF CoA transferase family protein: MDKALSGVRILDFSHLLQGPFATQLLADMGADVIKIERAGPGDLFRSMTFFAKWVGGSESPNFLAWNRNKRSIALNLKSRAVHAIIMRMAKDADVVVQNFRPGVMARLGYGYEDFRAANPRIIYCSGSGYGEEGPYLERPGQDMLIQGLVGLATNTGRGDGPPVPAGSGMADQIGAMNMVYGILSALYYREKTGKGQKIEVNLLAGMLAHLGQEYCAVLNLGEDFVRPNSGIGHPGMQAPFGIYETSDHRYVSIAMSPFKTLYETLEAPGLAVYDDLSTLFAKRDEVWAHVNAETRKFAMEDLLERLLAADIWCAPVQDIRQASEDPQVTHMGMIQSYEHPKAGTVRVVGPAVRMSETPPAIDRPAPMVGEHGREILAEFGYSAEEIDALETSGDMTIERV; this comes from the coding sequence ATGGACAAGGCCCTTTCCGGCGTCAGGATCCTCGATTTCAGCCATCTGCTGCAGGGTCCGTTCGCGACCCAGCTGCTGGCCGACATGGGCGCCGACGTCATCAAGATCGAGCGCGCCGGCCCCGGCGACCTCTTCCGCTCCATGACCTTCTTCGCGAAATGGGTCGGCGGCTCGGAGAGCCCGAATTTCCTCGCCTGGAACCGCAACAAGCGGTCGATCGCGCTCAACCTGAAGAGCCGCGCCGTCCATGCGATCATCATGCGCATGGCGAAGGACGCCGATGTCGTGGTGCAGAACTTCCGGCCCGGCGTCATGGCACGGCTCGGCTATGGCTATGAGGATTTCCGCGCCGCCAATCCGCGCATCATCTATTGCTCGGGCTCCGGTTATGGCGAGGAGGGGCCCTATCTCGAGCGCCCCGGCCAGGACATGCTCATCCAGGGGCTGGTCGGCCTCGCCACCAATACCGGCCGCGGCGACGGTCCCCCGGTGCCGGCCGGCTCCGGCATGGCCGACCAGATCGGCGCCATGAACATGGTCTATGGCATCCTCTCGGCGCTCTACTATCGCGAGAAGACCGGCAAGGGGCAGAAGATCGAGGTCAACCTGCTCGCCGGCATGCTGGCGCATCTGGGGCAGGAATATTGCGCGGTGCTCAATCTCGGCGAGGACTTCGTCCGGCCGAATTCCGGCATCGGCCATCCCGGCATGCAGGCGCCGTTCGGCATCTACGAGACCAGCGACCACCGCTATGTCTCGATCGCCATGAGCCCGTTCAAGACGCTCTACGAGACGCTCGAGGCGCCCGGCCTCGCCGTCTATGACGACCTCTCCACGCTCTTCGCCAAGCGCGACGAGGTCTGGGCGCATGTGAATGCCGAGACGCGGAAGTTCGCCATGGAGGACCTGCTCGAGCGCCTCCTCGCCGCCGATATCTGGTGTGCGCCGGTGCAGGATATCCGCCAGGCCTCTGAGGATCCGCAGGTCACCCATATGGGCATGATCCAGAGCTACGAGCATCCGAAGGCCGGCACGGTGCGCGTCGTCGGCCCCGCCGTGCGGATGAGCGAGACGCCGCCCGCGATCGACCGACCGGCGCCGATGGTCGGCGAGCATGGCCGCGAAATCCTCGCCGAGTTCGGCTACTCCGCCGAGGAGATCGACGCGCTCGAGACCTCCGGCGACATGACGATCGAGCGGGTCTGA
- a CDS encoding CoA-transferase, with amino-acid sequence MGESLVKPNRPAFTSVEALAALVADGDVFGVGGHHFARLPMRLLAAIAARGVRELRYTSWAGGLALEYLLEAGAVASADLCFSSLDIFGLPPRFRAAAESGSLAVRDWTALAMIEALHAAQKNLPSLPFQLPTGSAMMERIPGARTAADPVTGEAVGVIPPLRLDTLILHAARADESGNVQILGARALDLAMIGAARKVLVTVEEIVPVGHLAEAGRQTVITRNQVTAIAQAPGGAWPTSSLPFYATDYAALAEAFASGRPLAESFASRPVAGHVVAAAAIRPADLPVRFPAVHAAPEAPTIDEIMAARIAAELDDESFASAGAVSPLANVAYRLAKATHAPNMIIATFSCGHVDIAPSPLLLSLVEGLDAATAAAHAGGDDTYAAYYQAGAVTHEIIGAAQIDRRGRVNNLAIRRRNGAMLRLPGQGGMADVANMHRDYALYVPRHTPLAFVEAVDIASSGRGLARAEERMRAGFRPGKARVFTDLCVFRLDEDSGELVVDELMPGVTREVVTEATGFAVTFAADCRPVALPDAASFDILRHRIDPLGLRKLEFVVARERGDLIAAIIAADRALVERLGRTTA; translated from the coding sequence ATGGGCGAGAGCCTCGTCAAGCCGAACCGGCCGGCCTTCACGAGCGTGGAGGCGCTGGCCGCTCTCGTCGCGGATGGCGATGTGTTCGGTGTCGGCGGGCATCACTTCGCGCGCCTGCCGATGCGGCTGCTCGCGGCCATCGCGGCGCGCGGGGTGCGCGAGCTTCGCTATACGAGCTGGGCCGGCGGACTTGCGCTCGAATATCTCCTCGAGGCGGGCGCCGTCGCCTCCGCCGATCTCTGCTTTTCCTCGCTCGACATCTTCGGCCTGCCTCCGCGCTTCCGGGCCGCGGCGGAGAGCGGCTCGCTCGCGGTGCGCGACTGGACCGCGCTCGCCATGATCGAGGCGCTTCATGCGGCGCAGAAGAACCTGCCGAGCCTTCCCTTCCAGCTTCCAACGGGCTCGGCGATGATGGAGCGCATTCCAGGCGCCCGGACCGCCGCCGATCCCGTCACCGGCGAGGCCGTCGGCGTCATCCCGCCGCTGCGCCTCGACACGCTGATCCTGCACGCCGCTCGCGCCGACGAGAGCGGCAATGTCCAGATCCTCGGCGCCCGCGCGCTCGATCTCGCGATGATCGGCGCGGCGCGCAAGGTGCTGGTCACGGTTGAGGAAATCGTGCCGGTTGGCCACCTTGCCGAGGCCGGGCGGCAGACGGTGATCACGCGCAACCAGGTGACCGCGATCGCGCAGGCACCGGGCGGTGCCTGGCCGACATCGAGCCTGCCCTTTTACGCGACCGACTATGCGGCGCTCGCCGAAGCCTTCGCGTCCGGGCGACCGCTTGCCGAGAGCTTCGCATCGCGACCGGTGGCGGGTCATGTCGTGGCCGCCGCGGCCATCCGCCCCGCGGATCTGCCCGTTCGCTTCCCGGCGGTGCACGCTGCGCCCGAGGCGCCCACCATCGACGAGATCATGGCGGCGCGCATCGCCGCCGAGCTGGACGACGAGAGCTTCGCCTCGGCCGGCGCCGTGTCGCCGCTCGCCAATGTCGCCTATCGCCTGGCCAAGGCGACGCATGCGCCGAACATGATCATCGCCACCTTCTCCTGCGGCCATGTCGACATCGCGCCGAGCCCGCTGCTGCTGTCGCTGGTCGAGGGGCTCGATGCCGCGACGGCGGCGGCGCATGCCGGCGGCGACGATACTTATGCGGCGTATTACCAGGCCGGCGCCGTCACGCACGAGATCATCGGCGCCGCGCAGATCGACCGGCGCGGGCGGGTCAACAATCTCGCCATTCGCCGCCGCAACGGCGCGATGCTGCGTCTGCCCGGGCAGGGCGGCATGGCCGATGTCGCCAACATGCATCGCGACTATGCGCTCTATGTTCCGCGGCACACCCCGCTCGCCTTCGTCGAGGCGGTGGACATCGCGAGTTCGGGTCGCGGTCTCGCGCGTGCCGAAGAGCGCATGCGGGCCGGCTTTCGGCCGGGTAAGGCGCGGGTCTTCACCGATCTCTGCGTGTTTCGCCTCGACGAGGACAGCGGCGAACTTGTCGTCGACGAACTGATGCCCGGCGTGACGCGCGAGGTGGTTACCGAGGCGACGGGCTTTGCCGTCACTTTCGCGGCGGACTGCCGGCCTGTCGCGCTGCCGGATGCGGCGAGCTTCGACATTCTGCGCCACCGGATCGATCCGCTTGGGCTGCGCAAGCTCGAATTCGTCGTCGCCCGGGAGCGGGGCGACCTCATCGCCGCCATCATCGCCGCCGACCGCGCCCTCGTCGAGCGGCTCGGGAGGACCACTGCATGA
- a CDS encoding SDR family NAD(P)-dependent oxidoreductase, with protein sequence MTDRTGRLEGKVAVVTGAADGIGHAIARAMAAEGAHVVMGDIDDAKGEAAAAALRSEGCKADFRHCDVSVEADIAGLIAEAIAKGGRLDVLVNNAAIAIGGMPVHEMTDEQWHRLIAVNLTSVFRACKYALPHMIRQKSGSIINMASAQGHIGLDGWTAYAGAKGAVMSMTRQMAVEFGPMNIRVNSISPGTINTPMNEKVIAELGDHVARAWVKMHPIGRIGKPEEVAEAAVYLASDAAGFTTGIDLRVDGGLTAAPRFVPDLV encoded by the coding sequence ATGACAGACAGGACCGGACGTCTCGAAGGCAAGGTCGCCGTCGTCACCGGAGCGGCCGACGGCATCGGCCATGCGATCGCCCGCGCCATGGCGGCAGAGGGTGCGCATGTCGTGATGGGCGACATAGACGACGCCAAGGGCGAAGCGGCCGCCGCCGCGCTGCGCAGCGAGGGATGCAAGGCGGATTTCCGCCATTGCGACGTCTCCGTCGAAGCGGATATCGCCGGCCTGATCGCCGAGGCCATCGCGAAGGGCGGCCGGCTCGACGTGCTCGTCAACAATGCCGCAATCGCCATCGGCGGCATGCCGGTGCACGAGATGACCGACGAGCAGTGGCACCGGCTCATCGCCGTCAATCTCACCAGCGTCTTCCGCGCCTGCAAATATGCGCTGCCGCACATGATCCGCCAGAAGAGCGGCTCGATCATCAACATGGCCTCGGCGCAGGGCCATATCGGCCTCGACGGCTGGACCGCCTATGCCGGCGCCAAGGGCGCGGTGATGTCGATGACGCGGCAGATGGCGGTCGAATTCGGCCCGATGAACATCCGTGTCAACTCGATCTCGCCCGGCACGATCAACACGCCGATGAACGAGAAGGTGATCGCCGAGCTCGGCGATCATGTCGCCCGCGCCTGGGTCAAGATGCATCCCATCGGGCGGATCGGAAAGCCCGAGGAGGTGGCCGAGGCGGCCGTCTATCTCGCCTCCGACGCCGCCGGCTTCACCACGGGCATCGACCTGCGCGTCGATGGCGGCCTTACCGCCGCCCCGCGCTTCGTGCCCGACCTCGTCTGA
- a CDS encoding RraA family protein — translation MTGDAELFALVRERLFTAVIGDVMDQAGLTRQFLPPEIRALDPGTMLVGRAMPVLEADCASELLGHSGATDAFGLMFRALDQLEAGEVYICTGASPRYALWGGLMSTRAAHLGAVGAVLDGYHRDTREIARLGFPVFSMGSYAQDQRLRGRVVDFRCAIEFDNGCRVMPGDLIVGDIDGVLTVPAAHVADILAAAVAKVEGEDRVRDMILAGRSTGGIFEETGIM, via the coding sequence ATGACGGGCGATGCCGAACTCTTCGCGCTGGTGCGGGAGCGCCTTTTCACCGCCGTGATCGGCGACGTGATGGACCAGGCCGGCCTGACGCGGCAGTTCCTGCCACCGGAGATCCGGGCGCTCGATCCCGGGACCATGCTCGTCGGCCGTGCCATGCCGGTGCTGGAGGCCGATTGCGCCAGCGAGCTGCTCGGCCATAGCGGTGCGACGGATGCCTTCGGCCTCATGTTCAGGGCGCTCGACCAGCTCGAGGCCGGCGAGGTCTATATCTGCACCGGCGCATCGCCCCGCTATGCGCTCTGGGGCGGCCTCATGAGCACGCGCGCCGCCCATCTCGGCGCGGTCGGCGCCGTCCTCGACGGCTATCATCGCGACACGCGCGAGATCGCGCGGCTCGGCTTCCCGGTCTTCTCCATGGGCTCCTATGCGCAGGACCAGCGGCTGCGCGGCCGCGTCGTCGATTTCCGCTGCGCCATCGAATTCGACAATGGCTGCCGCGTCATGCCCGGCGATCTCATCGTCGGCGACATCGACGGCGTCTTGACCGTGCCCGCTGCGCATGTGGCCGATATCCTCGCCGCGGCAGTCGCCAAGGTCGAGGGAGAGGACCGCGTCCGCGACATGATCCTCGCCGGCCGCTCGACCGGGGGCATCTTCGAGGAAACCGGCATCATGTGA
- a CDS encoding GntR family transcriptional regulator gives MSKSDTVFKEAYNQSLALLVEGSVLPSEAELARRLGISRTTVRAILDAQVEAGLIAWNRRLKEVLRAPRPEDYFPEDQTDAVSLRVERAFMSRVLSSDIRPGSQFNESDFARELGVSTSAVREFMIRFSRFGLIEKQRNRHWVLNGFTEAFSLELFEVREMFELRSVRAFVRLPRDHPAWAALDAIEAEHQAFLEAPRARLGEFPDLDDRFHRLIHSASSNRFIIDFYDVISLIFHYHYQWSKIDEMERNATAVREHLDYIAGLRSGAELDAEFYCRKHLATARETLLSATRARQDARNEALGAAG, from the coding sequence ATGAGCAAGAGCGACACCGTCTTCAAGGAGGCGTACAACCAGAGCCTCGCTCTCCTCGTCGAGGGAAGCGTGCTGCCATCAGAGGCGGAGCTGGCACGCCGGCTCGGCATCAGCCGTACCACGGTGCGGGCCATTCTCGACGCGCAGGTCGAGGCGGGACTCATCGCCTGGAACCGCCGCCTGAAGGAGGTGCTCCGCGCGCCGCGCCCGGAGGATTATTTCCCCGAGGACCAGACCGACGCCGTGTCGCTCAGGGTCGAGCGCGCTTTCATGAGCCGGGTCCTCTCGTCCGATATCCGCCCCGGCAGCCAGTTCAACGAGAGCGATTTCGCCCGCGAGCTCGGTGTCAGCACTTCGGCGGTGCGCGAGTTCATGATCCGCTTTTCGCGGTTCGGCCTCATCGAAAAGCAGCGCAACCGGCACTGGGTGCTGAACGGCTTCACCGAGGCATTCTCGCTGGAGCTGTTCGAAGTGCGCGAGATGTTCGAACTGCGCTCGGTGCGGGCCTTCGTGCGCCTGCCGCGCGACCATCCGGCCTGGGCGGCGCTCGATGCGATCGAGGCCGAGCATCAAGCCTTCCTGGAGGCGCCGCGCGCCCGGCTCGGGGAGTTTCCCGACCTCGACGACCGCTTCCACCGCCTGATCCACAGCGCATCGAGCAATCGCTTCATCATCGATTTCTACGACGTCATCTCGCTGATCTTCCACTACCACTACCAGTGGAGCAAGATCGACGAGATGGAGCGCAACGCGACGGCGGTGCGCGAGCATCTCGACTACATCGCCGGCCTCAGATCGGGCGCGGAGCTCGATGCCGAATTCTATTGCCGCAAGCATCTCGCCACCGCGCGCGAGACGCTCCTGAGCGCGACCCGCGCCCGCCAGGACGCGCGCAACGAGGCGCTAGGCGCGGCGGGCTGA
- a CDS encoding sugar ABC transporter ATP-binding protein — MRAEPMEIAREAAVPALEMRGIGKRFPGVIALDGVDLTLAPGKVHALMGENGAGKSTLIKILAGVYGKDTGTIRVGGRETEFRSPRDALRQGIKVVFQEIALISEFTVAENIFLEEYPRIAGGSIDWKRIRAEAAALFRRIGFDVDPAAKTGDLPVSQQQMVEIARALAHEARIVVMDEPTSSLTPKEVELLFVVIRRLTALGIAVVYVSHKLDEVFEIADEVTVLRDGRHISTRPIGDHTHDSLIHDMIGRRIDNLFPRVRRQQPGRAVLTVENLSTDAKLKGISFEARAGEVLGFFGLMGAGRTELAKAIVGYDPIRTGTIRIDGALLAPHDTRRAVGLGIGLLTEDRKTEGLMLELPVLQNMSLASLSAFAKAGFVDEGRERSAVQSFVDRFRVKTPGLGQAIKNLSGGNQQKVLLARWLMRGLKVIVVDEPTRGIDVGAKSEIFALIDQLAGEGLAVIMMTSEMPELLGLSDRIAVMAEGRITAVMPRDAATQETILNAAIA, encoded by the coding sequence ATGCGCGCTGAACCGATGGAGATCGCGCGGGAGGCGGCCGTGCCGGCGCTGGAGATGCGCGGCATCGGCAAGCGCTTTCCCGGCGTCATCGCTCTCGACGGCGTCGATCTCACGCTCGCGCCCGGCAAGGTGCATGCGCTGATGGGAGAGAATGGCGCCGGCAAGTCGACGCTCATCAAGATCCTCGCCGGCGTCTATGGCAAGGATACGGGAACGATCCGCGTCGGCGGCCGCGAGACCGAGTTCCGCTCGCCCCGCGATGCGCTCCGCCAGGGCATCAAGGTCGTCTTCCAGGAGATCGCGCTGATCTCCGAATTCACGGTCGCCGAGAACATCTTTCTCGAGGAATATCCCCGCATCGCCGGCGGATCGATCGACTGGAAGCGAATCCGCGCCGAGGCGGCGGCGCTCTTCCGGCGCATCGGCTTCGACGTCGATCCCGCCGCAAAGACCGGCGACCTGCCGGTCAGCCAGCAACAGATGGTCGAGATCGCCCGCGCGCTGGCGCATGAGGCCCGCATCGTCGTCATGGACGAGCCGACCTCGTCGCTGACGCCGAAGGAGGTCGAGCTCCTCTTCGTCGTGATCCGCCGCCTGACCGCGCTCGGCATCGCCGTCGTCTATGTCAGCCACAAGCTGGACGAGGTTTTCGAAATCGCCGACGAGGTGACGGTGCTGCGCGACGGGCGGCACATCTCGACCAGGCCGATCGGCGACCACACTCATGACAGCCTGATCCACGACATGATCGGGCGCCGCATCGACAATCTCTTTCCGCGCGTGAGGCGCCAGCAGCCGGGCCGCGCGGTGCTCACGGTCGAGAACCTGTCCACCGACGCCAAGCTCAAGGGCATCAGCTTCGAGGCGCGGGCCGGCGAGGTGCTCGGATTCTTCGGCCTGATGGGCGCCGGGCGCACCGAACTCGCCAAGGCGATCGTCGGTTACGACCCGATCCGCACCGGCACGATCCGCATCGACGGCGCGCTGCTCGCCCCGCATGACACGCGCCGCGCTGTCGGGCTCGGCATCGGCCTCCTCACCGAGGATCGCAAGACGGAGGGGCTGATGCTGGAGCTCCCCGTGCTCCAGAACATGAGCCTAGCCTCGCTCTCGGCCTTCGCGAAGGCCGGCTTCGTCGACGAGGGGCGCGAGCGCAGCGCCGTGCAGAGCTTCGTCGACCGCTTCCGCGTCAAGACGCCGGGCCTCGGCCAGGCGATCAAGAATCTCTCGGGCGGCAACCAGCAGAAGGTGCTGCTCGCCCGCTGGCTGATGCGCGGCCTGAAAGTCATCGTCGTCGACGAGCCGACCCGCGGCATCGATGTCGGCGCCAAGTCGGAGATCTTCGCGCTCATCGACCAGCTCGCCGGCGAAGGTCTCGCCGTCATCATGATGACCTCGGAAATGCCGGAACTGCTCGGCCTTTCCGACCGCATCGCCGTGATGGCGGAGGGCCGCATCACCGCCGTCATGCCCCGCGATGCCGCGACGCAGGAGACCATTCTCAATGCCGCAATCGCCTAG
- a CDS encoding SMP-30/gluconolactonase/LRE family protein: protein MTPLLDLSAARVFFDGIFAEPCLAHPEGVAVHEDGSIWCGTETGDLIRIAADGGAHDRIGGTGGFLLGLAFDSAGRCYACDLRHAAVFRYDPATGAFDRFASSGIRVPNYPVVDEKRGVLYVTDSRGNGNIGPGLYRFDLETGEGGVWSEEPMDFANGACLDETGDGLYVVQSDVPSLVHVPIRADGSAGPSRLVSDRVETVPDGVALAPDGTLYISCYEPSRIYRLKPGGALELLIEDPKATLIAHPTNVALKGDRLYSANLGRWHITEIDLAQLKGR, encoded by the coding sequence ATGACACCGCTTCTCGACCTCTCGGCCGCGCGCGTCTTCTTCGACGGCATCTTCGCCGAGCCGTGCCTCGCCCATCCAGAAGGCGTCGCCGTGCATGAGGACGGCTCCATCTGGTGCGGCACCGAGACCGGCGATCTCATCCGCATCGCCGCCGACGGAGGCGCGCATGATCGGATCGGCGGCACGGGCGGCTTCCTGCTCGGCCTCGCCTTCGACAGCGCCGGACGCTGCTATGCCTGCGACCTGCGGCATGCGGCGGTCTTTCGCTACGACCCGGCGACCGGCGCCTTCGACCGCTTCGCCTCCAGCGGCATCCGCGTGCCCAACTATCCGGTCGTCGACGAGAAGCGCGGCGTCCTCTACGTCACGGACAGCCGCGGCAACGGCAATATCGGGCCGGGCCTCTACCGCTTCGATCTCGAGACGGGGGAGGGCGGCGTCTGGTCGGAGGAGCCGATGGATTTCGCCAATGGCGCCTGCCTCGACGAGACGGGCGACGGGCTCTATGTCGTGCAGAGCGACGTCCCCTCGCTCGTGCATGTTCCAATCCGCGCCGACGGCTCCGCGGGACCGAGCCGTCTCGTCAGTGACCGCGTCGAGACCGTGCCCGACGGCGTCGCGCTCGCGCCCGATGGGACGCTCTACATCTCCTGCTACGAGCCGAGCCGCATCTATCGTCTGAAGCCGGGCGGCGCCCTGGAGCTGCTGATCGAGGATCCGAAGGCGACGCTCATCGCCCATCCGACCAATGTCGCGCTGAAGGGCGACCGGCTCTATTCCGCCAATCTCGGGCGCTGGCACATCACCGAGATCGACCTCGCACAGCTGAAGGGACGTTGA
- a CDS encoding enoyl-CoA hydratase/isomerase family protein: MADRFQTLEIVREGRVATVTFRRGDQLNAMNKAMQSEITAAFEALSAEAGVGAIVVTGEGRGFMAGADIKEYAAQSGSEFDAFQQTGERMYRAIEANAKPVIAAVNGFALGGGFELVLCCDIVLAAPEAKFGLPEIKLGLVPGGGGTQRSVEKLGRNRANLMLLTGAILPVADFIAAGLVAEIVPIEGLLPRAMELARMIAAEPPAAVEGLKRLTAMALAGDRAAGLAAERDLVCALYRSEIGQARVQDFAAKSIARAAEKAAKAAAAKQG; this comes from the coding sequence ATGGCGGACCGTTTCCAGACGCTGGAGATCGTCCGCGAGGGGCGGGTCGCCACGGTCACGTTCCGACGCGGCGACCAGCTCAACGCCATGAACAAGGCGATGCAAAGCGAGATCACCGCCGCCTTCGAGGCGCTGTCGGCTGAGGCGGGCGTCGGCGCCATCGTCGTCACCGGCGAGGGTCGAGGCTTCATGGCCGGCGCTGACATCAAGGAATATGCCGCGCAGTCGGGCTCGGAATTCGACGCCTTCCAGCAGACGGGCGAGCGCATGTACCGGGCGATCGAGGCGAATGCCAAGCCGGTGATCGCGGCCGTGAACGGCTTTGCGCTCGGCGGCGGCTTCGAGCTGGTGCTCTGCTGCGACATCGTCCTCGCCGCGCCGGAAGCGAAATTCGGCCTGCCGGAGATCAAGCTCGGGCTCGTGCCGGGCGGCGGCGGTACGCAGCGGAGCGTCGAGAAGCTCGGCCGCAACCGCGCCAATCTCATGCTGCTCACCGGCGCCATCCTGCCGGTGGCGGATTTCATCGCCGCCGGTCTCGTCGCCGAGATTGTGCCGATCGAGGGGCTGCTTCCGCGCGCGATGGAACTCGCGCGCATGATCGCGGCCGAGCCGCCCGCGGCGGTCGAGGGGCTGAAGCGGCTGACGGCGATGGCGCTCGCGGGCGACCGCGCGGCCGGGCTCGCCGCCGAGCGCGACCTCGTCTGCGCCCTCTATCGCAGCGAGATCGGCCAGGCGCGCGTGCAGGATTTCGCCGCGAAGAGCATCGCCCGCGCCGCCGAGAAGGCGGCCAAGGCGGCAGCTGCGAAGCAAGGCTGA